A stretch of DNA from Sebastes umbrosus isolate fSebUmb1 chromosome 14, fSebUmb1.pri, whole genome shotgun sequence:
tctgttgggctgcagtttactgTGTTAtaatttgagtatattttttatgctaaatgcagtacctgtgagggtttctggacaatatttgtcattgttttgtgttgttaattgatatccaataataaatatatacatacatttgaataaaacaggcatatttgcccactcccatgttgataagcatattgaatacttgacaaatctccctttaaggtacattttgaactgaagaaatgtgtgattcatttgtgattaatcatcatTAAATATTTCCAGCCAGTGATCCTCACTGGTTTAAACTGTGTATTAGTGATTAAATATTGTCCTGCACCTCCACCTGCTGTATTTCCATGATACAACAGcttcacctttgacctttacCCTTCAACCTTCATGTTtgtaaaaaatactgtaaatgagCTTGCACCAATTTCCTCTTTTAGAATAATATTTGtacagaaaataatgtttgaaTAACCACAATAAAACATATCTTGAAAACACTGGAGTTTTACATTTATGACCTCTATTCGCCATTATAGTAGTGTCttctagtgatgggaattcggatctttttagtgagccagatcatttggctcagctcaccaagaagagccggctctttcggctcccaaacggctcttcattttaccacttctgccttttataattcagccaaatttagcgctgttttgacctgtGATTAGTATGTATGCACATATATCTCcctaaattattcaatataattatactaaacattataatttccagaataccataatttttcATGcggcttcgtttccgactgtcactcatcttgtctgctattcgcgcaccgcactcctctctctctttctctcctcctctccctcctgctctgtacctgtagaccgtcagcgcacCGCGCACGCCCTGcatgatggtatgatccttgtctgtcatcacctgattgttcgcacggacgtcattaacacaacattcagtcacagtcagtgcataaagtggcgcggagaagatcatcctatcatactgccttgaattaattaaagggactgtttgtaactttttacaggtataaatctaccgggtcggtgtcccatgcgcgctcgcatatgtgtGCTCgaatgtggctacgctgttcagactccaacacaaactacacggaagcaccagaaccgcaaagttatatctagtgaagcccgtctgttaaacagtgttaactcttcctgctccagccccccgaccacGACCAGAAGAatcaggggagaccgtagctttggtctctaGGGCCGgagctgtactctgctcctctgcctgcctgccttcactcactgCGCCCGTTCTcgcgctccactctcacgtgcatgcgcgcacactacacactgcagaagacttcgtagctctgagaatatttagtgaatgtacagtggacgtttgtgcagaaataactgctgcagctcctccagaccaacagaggtttcccgtgtcttgtgaagtgacggggctccgcagagagaaacgttatcgtttctgaccgggtgccggtgtcttcctgcgggcgcagtcaggaggctgaagcaggaaaagccaacacaagAATCAGCAGTGTTTCATGGatagaccttcgtctggtcagctaacattactgccaagcaggtgaaatatagagtgatattgtggttttaactgacgtgtgtcgtctcactgtgttgagcgatgctcgttcatgtctatgtagagcaagcacaagcgcgagccagacgctgactttcgttgacttaacggccacaggtgtcgctgttaacaagcatttctgattcttaaaaacagtccctttaagtaaagaaaaaacaaaaaaaaacggctctcggacgggagccggctctttgaaccggctcgttcgcgacgaAACATCACTAGTGTCTTCTGCGCATGCGCCGCCTCTAGAGGAGAGCTGTCTGAGGTCGAACTGGAGGATTTCTTCAGTCTTTAGCAGAATAAAGCAACAAAATGCCGACAGATTATGATAAAGGAGCTTATCCGGAGCCTCCTCGGCAGACTCCGGTTGAGGACAAACAGACAGCTCTACCAAACCCAGCTCTGATCGTGTCTAAACTCTTCTATTACTCCGTGGACCTGCCGGTCTCCACATTCAGAGGTAACCgaagctaacagagctaactgAGCTAACAGGCTAGCACAACAACACAGCATCAAGGACACGTATTGTTGGTGTATTTAAACGTTATAACGATGCTATCACTGTTTTATTCTTGCAAACTATTACACCAAATAAAATAGAAAGCTCTGTTTTGTGGCTAGCTAGCGTCATTCATATCAAATGACAGTAACGTTACAACCCACATGGCCTTGCctaatcttaaaggtcccatatcgtgctcattttcaggttcatatttgtattttgtgtttctactagaacatgtttacatgctgtaatgttaaaaaaaacactttatttttctcatactgtcagcctgcatatacctgtattcatcgtctgtctgaaacgctccgttttagtgcatttcgatggaattgcaacagaattgtgttgctaggcaacaatttGGGTCCATATGTACTTTCTTTCAGCTGataacattcacatacacttaagcaataaataaactgggacacatttagaatgtttatgtttaaaaccgtgtaatggtctaaatattgtatatttgtgacatcacaaatggacagaaatcctgacagcttgtttcaaatgcagagtttctgaatacgggctgtgtgtatttccctgtgaatagagcgtttcgatactttcacagtatttatataggacttaagcctgctttataataataaaaacatgagaatctcacatttttataatatgggacctttaagtttaacTATGTTTTTCTCTCGCTCTCATCCAGGTGTTGTTGACAGTATTCGGTCTAACAACAAGGCGGTGTACTACCACCAGAAGTTCCGCCGTGTTCCTGACCTGACGGAGTGCCAGGAGGGAGATTACCTCTGCTACTATGAGGCTGAGATGCAGTGGAGGAGAGACTAGTGAGTAAAGGGTTCATATTTATCCGGGGACTTGAACTagcgaccctccggttcccaagccaaggcTTTGGAATGAGATGATCGCATATGGGTGTAATGTTCGACTGTCCACAGAGTTTTTGACCACGTAGTCGTGCCTTTTCAATAGTACTTTTATTATGCTTATGCGTCACCCCGTGTTGTTGTCTTCCGTCTTCCTCAGCAAAGTGGACCAGGAGATTGTGAAGGTGGTCCAGGAGCGTATGAGGGCCTGCCAGACGAGAGAGGGACACAGCTACCTGTTGAACTGTGCTAACGAAATACAGCAGTTCAACGAGGTGACCAAGAACTTCCAGTCACGCTGTAAGTATTGTGTTGTTTGGTGCTGTGACATGTGTGGTGTAATAGAAAGACATGTCTCCCACGGGTCATTGAAACCCTTGAAAGTTTGAGAATAGACATAAATAGACACGGGTCATTGaaagtgcatttatatatattttgtgcaAGAATAGAAAgttgtttagatattttttttactcgTTTTGCTGTGCTGTGTTAGAGAAGGCAAGAGATCAGTGTTTGCCATCACTGTAACAGCACACACATTCAagcctctttctctttttataaaacaattCAGTGATGTAACAGTAATTAACCTTGATGATCGGTGTCTCAAATTATGCCGTGTTGGATTCTTGAATTTGAGGGATTTTGGCTCGGAaagtctttgaatttgatgttt
This window harbors:
- the ndufb10 gene encoding NADH dehydrogenase [ubiquinone] 1 beta subcomplex subunit 10, whose translation is MPTDYDKGAYPEPPRQTPVEDKQTALPNPALIVSKLFYYSVDLPVSTFRGVVDSIRSNNKAVYYHQKFRRVPDLTECQEGDYLCYYEAEMQWRRDYKVDQEIVKVVQERMRACQTREGHSYLLNCANEIQQFNEVTKNFQSRYGDLGAYASGRKCLMKQKERMMAAQAQTA